In Reinekea thalattae, a genomic segment contains:
- a CDS encoding pirin family protein, which translates to MKTQRTLLKAIPGTATADGAGVKLTRLIGTAELDMFDPFLLLDCFESDQSEDYIGGFPEHPHRGFETVTYLLNGKMRHKDSAGNEGIIEPGGVQWMTAGRGILHSEMPEQVQGLMKGFQLWVNLPAKAKMIAPAYQEYSPDSVPVEQHENGSQIAVIAGKTDLGTTGPVLNPYISPTYLDITLSESAMLQQTLPATHNAFIYMIEGELSIGDANQAEQTLSAKTLGLLSQGEQVEFKATSKGARFLLIAGEPLNEPVARGGPFVMNTKAEIVQAFADFHAGRF; encoded by the coding sequence ATGAAAACGCAACGTACGCTATTAAAAGCAATTCCCGGCACCGCTACGGCTGATGGTGCGGGAGTTAAACTGACTCGACTCATCGGAACTGCCGAGCTGGATATGTTCGACCCATTTTTACTGCTCGACTGCTTTGAAAGTGACCAGAGCGAAGATTACATCGGCGGCTTTCCTGAACACCCACATCGCGGCTTTGAAACGGTCACCTATCTACTAAATGGCAAGATGCGCCATAAAGACAGTGCCGGTAACGAAGGCATCATCGAACCTGGCGGCGTTCAATGGATGACCGCAGGCCGAGGCATTCTGCATTCTGAAATGCCGGAACAGGTACAAGGCTTGATGAAAGGCTTCCAGCTGTGGGTAAACCTACCAGCCAAAGCCAAAATGATCGCACCTGCTTATCAAGAATACAGCCCAGATAGTGTTCCGGTTGAACAGCATGAAAACGGCAGCCAAATTGCGGTTATTGCAGGCAAAACCGACTTAGGTACCACCGGGCCAGTGCTGAACCCATACATCTCGCCGACCTATTTGGATATCACTCTGAGTGAATCGGCAATGCTGCAGCAAACGCTACCAGCAACACATAATGCCTTTATTTACATGATTGAGGGTGAGCTGAGCATTGGCGATGCAAACCAAGCTGAACAGACATTATCGGCGAAAACTCTAGGTCTACTTAGCCAAGGCGAGCAGGTAGAGTTCAAAGCAACAAGCAAGGGCGCTCGATTCTTACTGATCGCCGGTGAGCCACTGAACGAACCCGTTGCTCGTGGCGGCCCATTTGTGATGAACACTAAAGCCGAAATTGTACAGGCCTTTGCCGACTTTCATGCTGGTCGTTTTTAA
- a CDS encoding putative hydro-lyase: MTPEELRLACRDGSFTSHTSGYCAGFVQANLVILPKDWADEFFVFAQQNPKACPIVAFSKTPGDPILNIGGKEIDIRSDLPQYRVWREGEMTDEPNNVADLWQDDFVTFLIGCSFSFEEALLADGLEIRNISEKKNVPMFNTNMACQPTERFYGNQVVSMRPFKAADAIRMIQICSRFPDVHGAPVHLGDPALIGISDIQSPDYGEAVTVNDDELPVFTACGVTPQAVIKQAKPPICITHSPGAMLVTDIPNSKLAVF, translated from the coding sequence ATGACACCTGAAGAATTACGCTTAGCTTGTCGTGACGGCAGCTTCACTAGCCATACATCGGGCTATTGTGCCGGTTTTGTGCAGGCTAACCTGGTGATATTGCCAAAAGACTGGGCCGATGAGTTTTTTGTCTTTGCTCAGCAAAATCCCAAAGCCTGCCCTATCGTGGCGTTTTCTAAGACGCCGGGCGACCCGATTTTAAACATCGGTGGTAAAGAGATCGATATCCGTTCTGATCTACCGCAATACCGAGTGTGGCGCGAAGGTGAAATGACCGATGAGCCCAATAATGTCGCTGACCTATGGCAAGATGACTTTGTCACCTTTTTGATTGGCTGCTCGTTTTCTTTTGAAGAGGCCTTATTGGCGGATGGTTTGGAAATTCGCAATATCAGCGAAAAGAAAAACGTCCCCATGTTTAACACCAATATGGCCTGCCAGCCGACTGAACGCTTTTATGGTAATCAGGTGGTCAGTATGCGTCCTTTTAAAGCTGCCGATGCGATCCGCATGATCCAAATTTGCAGCCGTTTCCCCGATGTTCATGGTGCGCCGGTGCATTTGGGCGACCCAGCACTGATTGGTATCAGCGATATTCAATCGCCGGACTATGGCGAAGCCGTAACCGTTAATGACGACGAACTACCGGTCTTTACCGCCTGTGGTGTCACACCACAAGCAGTTATAAAACAGGCAAAACCACCGATCTGCATCACCCATAGCCCTGGCGCTATGTTGGTCACTGACATTCCAAACAGTAAGTTAGCTGTTTTTTAA
- a CDS encoding glutamate cyclase domain-containing protein, with protein sequence MATTLEALGLKMEAILVQRNLRGMQDVYSKIEGGSLLRAAQLMANVKGSVLIGTGFPVGDTFETDGPVGAICLYNALEALGAEPVLVCGAPLSTQLRKSYRVHPLIVGPHAERKSEALSALAHWQPELLISIERPGLSEDGQYYNMRGEVISERAACFDSFFENAQCETIAIGDGGNEIGMGKVKEAVRSLDIQPAHTSCTELVLADVSNWGAIGLVALLECITNKPLLSQHKPAEILSFLSELGSVDGVTRKNELTEDGLSMEVGIALLNELTLLAANYRQSL encoded by the coding sequence ATGGCAACAACACTAGAAGCGCTGGGCTTAAAAATGGAAGCCATCTTGGTGCAGCGTAATTTGCGCGGCATGCAAGATGTATACAGCAAAATAGAAGGCGGCTCGTTATTACGTGCGGCGCAATTAATGGCCAACGTTAAGGGTTCGGTATTGATTGGCACTGGCTTTCCAGTAGGCGACACCTTCGAAACCGATGGCCCTGTTGGCGCGATTTGTTTATATAACGCACTGGAAGCCTTAGGTGCCGAGCCTGTATTAGTCTGTGGCGCGCCGCTTTCTACACAATTAAGGAAGAGCTATCGCGTTCATCCTCTCATTGTTGGCCCGCATGCCGAGCGAAAATCAGAAGCGTTATCGGCATTGGCGCATTGGCAGCCTGAGTTGCTGATTTCTATTGAGCGACCGGGGCTTTCTGAAGACGGCCAGTATTACAATATGCGCGGCGAAGTCATCAGCGAACGCGCCGCCTGTTTCGATTCCTTTTTTGAAAACGCACAGTGCGAAACCATTGCCATTGGCGATGGCGGCAATGAAATCGGTATGGGCAAAGTTAAAGAAGCGGTTCGCTCTTTAGATATTCAGCCAGCACATACCAGCTGTACTGAACTGGTATTGGCAGATGTCTCTAACTGGGGAGCGATTGGTTTGGTTGCCTTGTTGGAGTGCATTACTAATAAGCCTTTGCTTAGCCAGCATAAGCCCGCTGAGATTTTAAGTTTCTTATCTGAACTGGGCAGTGTCGATGGCGTTACCCGTAAAAATGAATTAACCGAAGATGGATTGTCCATGGAAGTGGGCATTGCATTATTAAATGAACTAACCCTATTGGCGGCAAATTACCGTCAATCTTTGTAA
- a CDS encoding LysR family transcriptional regulator, whose translation MGQLEEMAMLVRIVDTGGITRAAEQLGIAKSAVSRRLNELETRLGCQLLSRTTRKFSLTEAGEHYYQRAMNILDEIKTLDEQTSGVHSSVEGTLKLSLPLSFGLMHLSPLIDQYLVEHPQLKLQLDFSDRRVDLVEEGFELAIRIGELRDSSYQAKRLTRIRQVLCASPDYLLKQGAPQTLEELQTHQFLQYGFAKQAELKCIDEQGRHRQLRLNSSVQVNNGDFMQQLAINGHGITMLPSFLVYQSIKQGLLVPLLNEYRWPESAAYAVYPRNRFLPQRCRLLIDFIAEQLGDQPYWDR comes from the coding sequence ATGGGGCAGCTTGAAGAAATGGCGATGCTGGTACGCATTGTCGATACCGGTGGTATAACCAGAGCCGCTGAGCAATTGGGTATCGCCAAATCGGCCGTGAGTCGACGATTGAATGAATTGGAAACCAGACTTGGTTGCCAACTGTTGAGCCGGACTACGCGTAAGTTCAGTTTGACCGAAGCGGGAGAGCATTATTATCAGCGGGCGATGAATATCCTCGATGAGATTAAAACTCTCGACGAACAAACCAGCGGCGTGCATAGCAGTGTTGAAGGCACGCTGAAACTCAGCTTGCCGTTGTCTTTTGGCCTTATGCATCTAAGCCCTTTAATTGACCAGTATTTAGTTGAGCACCCTCAACTCAAGCTGCAGTTAGATTTTTCCGATCGACGTGTCGACCTTGTTGAAGAGGGCTTTGAGCTGGCGATTCGCATTGGTGAATTGCGTGATTCCAGTTATCAGGCCAAACGGCTTACCCGTATCCGGCAAGTGCTTTGCGCCAGCCCCGACTACTTACTAAAACAGGGGGCGCCACAAACATTAGAAGAGTTGCAGACGCACCAATTTTTGCAGTACGGCTTTGCTAAGCAGGCGGAGTTGAAGTGCATTGATGAGCAGGGCCGACACCGGCAATTGCGCTTAAATTCCAGTGTACAGGTGAATAATGGCGACTTTATGCAGCAACTTGCCATTAACGGGCATGGCATCACCATGTTGCCGAGCTTTTTAGTTTATCAGTCGATAAAGCAGGGCTTGTTAGTGCCATTACTGAACGAATATCGCTGGCCAGAAAGCGCCGCCTATGCGGTCTATCCGCGCAATCGATTTTTGCCTCAGCGTTGCCGATTGCTGATCGATTTTATTGCCGAGCAGCTTGGTGATCAGCCCTATTGGGATCGATAA